A genome region from Thermococcus onnurineus NA1 includes the following:
- a CDS encoding MBL fold metallo-hydrolase: MLIHNLGLDSSAKIAFQSHAHADHFVSGEVIFATKATKFLSHLRKGGFYREVEFGETFYLGEYKARLYPAGHMLGSAGIKLWLDTGTVFYTGDTKWFKLRTAEKSHFPRADVLIIEATFGIPSFTFPSPREAEKKLVAFVEEALDRGKRPTLYVNQMGKAQEVMKILDVHGYTVKVSREMLKVARIYAKFGIEFRNIERDGDIVLRSYRSPRVENSLSPWELTVSGFGRLKLSNHADFWELMKIVERVKPERIFTVYGFAGEFARILRGLGYEAEALEPNSVLEL, encoded by the coding sequence ATGCTGATACACAACCTCGGTCTTGACAGCTCCGCCAAGATAGCATTCCAGAGCCACGCCCATGCCGACCATTTTGTTAGCGGCGAGGTTATCTTCGCCACCAAAGCGACAAAGTTCCTCAGCCACCTCAGGAAGGGCGGCTTCTACCGCGAGGTCGAGTTTGGAGAGACCTTCTACCTCGGCGAGTACAAAGCCAGGCTCTATCCAGCGGGCCATATGCTCGGCTCCGCCGGGATAAAGCTCTGGCTGGACACGGGAACGGTTTTCTATACCGGCGACACCAAGTGGTTCAAGCTGAGAACTGCCGAAAAGAGCCACTTTCCGAGAGCCGATGTTCTCATAATCGAAGCTACCTTCGGGATCCCCTCGTTCACGTTCCCATCCCCGCGAGAGGCCGAGAAAAAGCTGGTGGCCTTCGTGGAGGAGGCCTTAGACAGGGGAAAGAGGCCGACCCTCTACGTCAACCAGATGGGGAAAGCCCAGGAAGTCATGAAGATACTCGACGTTCATGGCTATACTGTGAAAGTCTCTAGGGAGATGCTGAAGGTTGCTCGGATTTACGCGAAGTTCGGGATCGAGTTTCGCAACATCGAAAGAGATGGCGATATTGTGCTTCGCTCCTATCGCTCGCCAAGGGTTGAGAACTCTCTTTCACCGTGGGAGCTTACTGTTTCGGGCTTTGGGAGGCTGAAGCTGAGCAATCATGCGGATTTCTGGGAGCTGATGAAAATAGTAGAGAGAGTAAAGCCCGAGAGAATTTTCACAGTTTATGGTTTCGCCGGAGAGTTCGCCCGTATACTGAGGGGTCTGGGTTACGAGGCGGAGGCCCTCGAGCCTAACTCTGTTCTGGAGCTCTAA
- a CDS encoding mechanosensitive ion channel family protein, which translates to MELEKLIYAILIIVVGSLISKIIGISIRKSTNRFNIHGLILDFLEDFVVVVGVMFSIFTALSYLGYQIEGLTISVTAFIGILMGFGLHDMLNNIAAGAWISAVRPFEIGDYVNLKGYKGVVKEINATNIVLIGDDGETVTIPTKLVWNAPIVRFKEKKTKE; encoded by the coding sequence ATGGAACTCGAAAAGCTGATTTATGCAATCCTCATAATCGTGGTTGGCTCTCTAATCTCAAAGATCATAGGAATTAGCATAAGGAAATCCACGAACAGGTTTAATATCCACGGCCTCATCCTCGACTTCCTTGAGGACTTTGTCGTCGTTGTAGGAGTCATGTTCTCGATCTTCACAGCTTTGAGTTACTTGGGCTACCAGATAGAGGGCCTGACGATAAGCGTGACGGCCTTCATCGGCATCCTCATGGGCTTTGGGTTGCATGACATGCTGAACAACATAGCCGCAGGTGCTTGGATATCGGCAGTGAGGCCCTTCGAGATAGGTGACTATGTGAACCTAAAGGGCTACAAGGGTGTCGTTAAGGAGATAAACGCCACGAACATTGTTCTAATCGGGGACGACGGAGAGACCGTCACCATCCCCACTAAACTCGTCTGGAACGCGCCCATTGTGAGGTTCAAGGAAAAGAAAACCAAAGAGTGA
- a CDS encoding Hsp20/alpha crystallin family protein, with amino-acid sequence MVWRRDRPYWDPFDIMREIQEEIDAIFRDFMRGPRLWGHREGPAYEEFTSEVWREPFVDIFDRGDEFVITAELPGVRKEDIKVRVTEDAVYIEAQVRREKELEREGAIKIERYYSGYRRIIRLPEEVIPEKTKAKYNNGVLEIRIPKKHPTKKEGDGFEVKIE; translated from the coding sequence GTGGTCTGGAGGAGGGACCGCCCTTACTGGGACCCATTCGACATAATGAGAGAGATCCAGGAGGAGATTGACGCAATATTCAGGGACTTCATGCGCGGGCCAAGGCTCTGGGGCCACCGCGAGGGGCCAGCGTACGAAGAGTTTACCAGCGAGGTCTGGAGGGAGCCCTTCGTTGATATCTTCGACAGGGGTGACGAGTTCGTCATCACCGCTGAGCTTCCAGGAGTCAGAAAGGAGGACATCAAGGTCAGGGTCACCGAAGATGCGGTTTACATCGAGGCCCAGGTCAGGCGCGAGAAGGAGCTTGAGCGCGAGGGAGCCATAAAGATCGAGCGCTACTACAGCGGCTACAGGAGAATCATCAGGCTCCCAGAGGAAGTCATCCCAGAGAAGACCAAGGCCAAGTACAACAACGGCGTCCTTGAAATCAGGATTCCGAAGAAGCACCCGACCAAGAAGGAAGGAGATGGCTTCGAGGTTAAGATTGAGTGA
- a CDS encoding CDC48 family AAA ATPase translates to MTEKREVKLKVASAYQRDVGRGIVRIDRKAMREIGVQPGDIIEIIGTKNTAAVVWPAYPEDEGLSIIRMDGTIRKNAGVGLGDEVTVRKAEVKEAKKAIVAPTEPIRFGHDFVEWLHSRLVGRPVVRGDYIKVGILGQELTFVVTATTPAGIVQITEFTDFTVSEKPVKEVSKTAALGVTYEDIGGLKDVIQKVREMIELPLKHPEIFEKLGIEPPKGVLLYGPPGTGKTLLAKAVANEANAHFIAINGPEIMSKYYGESEERLREVFKEAEENAPAIIFIDEIDAIAPKREETHGEVEKRVVSQLLTLMDGLKSRGKVIVIAATNRPDAIDPALRRPGRFDRELEVGVPDKQGRKEILQIHTRGMPIEPEFRVSKVKKILENLRGDERFRDVIDRAIEKVERAKTEEEVKEILRELDERLYDEVKVKLIDDLLEELAEKTHGFVGADLAALAREAAMAALRRLIKEGKIDFEAEHIPKEVLEELKVTKRDFYEALKMVEPSALREVLLEVPNVRWDDIGGLEDVKQELKEAVEWPLKYPEAFLGLGITPPKGILLYGPPGTGKTLLAKAVATESEANFIAIRGPEVLSKWVGESEKNIREIFRKARQAAPTVIFIDEIDAIAPRRGTDVNRVTDRLINQLLTEMDGIAENSGVVVIAATNRPDIIDPALLRPGRFDRLILVPAPDEKARLEIFKVHTRNVPLAEDISLEELARRTEGYTGADIAAVVREAAMLAMRKALQEGVIKPGMKADEIKQKVKVTMADFEEALEKIGPSVSKETMEYYKKIQEQFKRSRGA, encoded by the coding sequence ATGACCGAAAAGAGGGAAGTTAAGCTGAAGGTCGCGTCTGCATACCAGCGCGACGTTGGAAGAGGGATAGTTAGGATAGACAGGAAAGCCATGCGCGAGATTGGCGTCCAGCCGGGTGATATCATCGAGATCATCGGAACCAAGAACACCGCCGCGGTCGTTTGGCCAGCTTACCCAGAGGACGAGGGACTTTCCATCATCAGAATGGATGGAACCATCAGGAAGAACGCTGGAGTTGGACTTGGCGACGAGGTTACGGTCAGAAAGGCAGAGGTCAAGGAAGCCAAGAAGGCCATAGTTGCCCCGACCGAGCCGATACGCTTTGGACACGACTTCGTTGAGTGGCTCCACAGCAGGCTTGTCGGCAGGCCAGTCGTTAGGGGAGACTACATCAAGGTAGGTATACTCGGTCAGGAGCTCACCTTCGTCGTCACCGCGACTACTCCAGCCGGTATAGTCCAGATAACCGAGTTCACCGACTTCACCGTCAGCGAGAAGCCCGTCAAGGAGGTCAGCAAGACGGCAGCACTCGGCGTCACCTACGAGGACATAGGCGGCCTCAAGGACGTCATCCAGAAGGTCAGGGAGATGATAGAGCTCCCGCTCAAGCACCCAGAGATATTCGAGAAGCTCGGCATCGAGCCGCCGAAGGGTGTGCTCCTTTACGGTCCGCCTGGAACTGGAAAGACGCTCCTCGCTAAGGCCGTCGCCAACGAGGCCAACGCCCACTTCATAGCCATCAACGGACCGGAGATAATGAGCAAGTACTACGGCGAGAGCGAAGAGAGGCTCAGAGAGGTATTCAAGGAGGCAGAGGAGAACGCTCCAGCAATAATCTTCATAGACGAGATTGACGCAATTGCTCCCAAGAGGGAAGAGACCCACGGCGAAGTCGAGAAGAGAGTCGTCAGCCAGCTCCTGACCCTGATGGATGGCCTCAAGAGCCGCGGAAAGGTCATAGTCATTGCCGCCACCAACAGGCCCGATGCGATAGATCCGGCCCTCAGAAGGCCAGGAAGGTTCGACCGTGAGCTTGAGGTCGGAGTCCCCGACAAGCAGGGCAGGAAAGAGATACTCCAGATACACACCAGAGGGATGCCAATCGAGCCAGAGTTCAGGGTCAGCAAGGTCAAGAAGATACTCGAAAACCTTCGTGGCGACGAGCGCTTCAGGGATGTCATCGACAGGGCCATCGAGAAGGTGGAAAGGGCCAAGACCGAGGAGGAAGTCAAGGAGATACTCAGGGAGCTCGATGAGAGGCTCTACGATGAGGTCAAGGTCAAGCTCATCGACGACCTGCTGGAGGAGCTGGCCGAGAAGACCCACGGCTTCGTTGGAGCTGATCTGGCAGCGCTGGCAAGAGAGGCAGCGATGGCCGCTCTGAGGAGGCTCATCAAGGAGGGCAAGATAGACTTCGAGGCTGAGCACATACCGAAGGAGGTCTTGGAGGAGCTCAAGGTCACCAAGAGGGACTTCTACGAGGCCCTCAAGATGGTCGAGCCGTCAGCGCTCAGGGAGGTGCTCCTCGAAGTCCCGAACGTCCGCTGGGACGACATCGGTGGCCTTGAAGATGTTAAGCAGGAACTCAAAGAGGCTGTCGAGTGGCCGCTCAAGTACCCGGAGGCCTTCCTCGGACTGGGCATAACCCCACCGAAGGGAATACTCCTCTACGGTCCGCCGGGAACCGGTAAGACGCTATTAGCCAAGGCAGTGGCCACGGAGAGCGAAGCCAACTTCATCGCCATCAGAGGTCCAGAGGTGCTCAGCAAGTGGGTCGGTGAAAGTGAGAAGAACATCCGCGAGATATTCCGCAAGGCCAGGCAGGCTGCCCCGACGGTGATATTCATCGACGAGATAGACGCAATAGCCCCACGCCGCGGCACTGACGTGAACAGGGTCACCGACAGGCTCATCAATCAGCTGCTCACCGAGATGGACGGCATAGCCGAGAACAGCGGTGTGGTTGTCATTGCTGCAACCAACAGGCCAGACATCATAGATCCAGCCCTGCTTAGGCCAGGAAGGTTCGACAGGCTGATACTCGTACCAGCGCCAGACGAGAAGGCCAGACTGGAGATATTCAAGGTGCACACCAGGAACGTACCGCTCGCAGAGGACATCAGCCTCGAAGAGCTCGCCAGGAGAACGGAGGGTTACACCGGAGCTGACATAGCGGCAGTGGTCAGGGAGGCTGCCATGCTCGCCATGAGGAAGGCCCTCCAGGAGGGAGTCATCAAGCCTGGAATGAAGGCCGACGAGATAAAGCAGAAGGTCAAGGTTACAATGGCCGACTTCGAGGAGGCACTGGAGAAGATAGGCCCGAGCGTGAGCAAGGAGACCATGGAGTACTACAAGAAAATCCAGGAGCAGTTCAAGCGCTCACGCGGTGCGTGA
- a CDS encoding M67 family metallopeptidase — translation MKLTIRQEDLNRIIKAAKKSGIEICGFLFGRKNCESAIVKDIRFITNRIGSPTAFEMEPLEMVQAIDEAEKRGLEVVGIFHSHLKCPPRPSGHDLPGMRLWPVVWLIVDDNGNYRAFVLEGEKVREVPVEIVSSITDQWQRGPKKGEC, via the coding sequence ATGAAGTTGACGATTCGACAAGAGGATTTAAACCGGATTATCAAGGCGGCGAAGAAATCAGGGATCGAGATATGTGGTTTCCTTTTTGGCAGAAAAAACTGTGAAAGCGCTATCGTCAAGGATATTCGCTTCATAACTAACCGCATCGGCTCCCCAACGGCGTTTGAGATGGAACCCCTTGAGATGGTGCAAGCTATAGATGAGGCAGAAAAAAGGGGACTTGAAGTCGTTGGCATCTTCCACTCCCACTTGAAGTGCCCACCGAGGCCGAGTGGGCATGATCTGCCGGGTATGAGGCTCTGGCCAGTGGTGTGGCTGATAGTTGATGATAATGGAAACTACAGAGCTTTTGTGCTTGAAGGAGAGAAAGTTCGGGAAGTTCCTGTTGAAATCGTGAGTAGCATTACGGACCAATGGCAAAGAGGGCCAAAAAAGGGAGAATGTTGA
- a CDS encoding molybdopterin-guanine dinucleotide biosynthesis protein MobB: MKAVAFVGYKKSGKTATLEAVARVLKERGYRVAIAKSMHADFDRENSDTWRFSKIADAVIVKAHDTDALLFRAKDINALFSMVNADFLLLEGFKSVQHLPRVICARDSKDVLELNNGLAIAVSGIIAESGIDEVEGLPVINALTEPERLADLVEKRAFMLPNIDCHMCGFKCAEMAKMIVKGEKTLNDCVVLSSKPKVTVKIDGQVLPMKDWVQELVEKTIKGMLSAMKGYRGGRKIEIIIRDD, from the coding sequence ATGAAGGCCGTAGCATTCGTTGGCTATAAAAAGAGCGGGAAAACGGCGACCCTTGAAGCAGTCGCGAGGGTTCTGAAAGAGCGCGGTTACAGAGTTGCGATAGCCAAGAGCATGCATGCAGACTTCGACAGAGAGAACAGCGACACTTGGCGCTTCTCAAAGATTGCCGACGCTGTCATCGTGAAGGCCCACGACACTGATGCGCTCCTCTTCAGGGCCAAGGACATAAATGCCCTCTTTTCGATGGTCAACGCCGATTTTCTTCTGCTGGAGGGCTTTAAATCGGTGCAACACTTGCCCAGGGTCATCTGCGCGAGAGACTCCAAGGACGTCCTCGAGCTCAACAACGGTCTAGCGATAGCGGTGAGTGGGATCATAGCCGAAAGTGGGATTGACGAGGTTGAGGGATTGCCGGTTATAAACGCCCTCACCGAGCCCGAGAGGCTCGCCGACCTCGTGGAAAAGCGCGCCTTCATGCTGCCCAACATAGACTGTCACATGTGTGGCTTCAAGTGCGCTGAGATGGCGAAGATGATTGTCAAAGGCGAGAAAACGCTCAATGACTGTGTGGTTCTCAGCTCAAAGCCAAAGGTCACTGTTAAGATAGACGGCCAGGTTCTTCCGATGAAGGACTGGGTACAGGAGCTCGTCGAGAAGACGATTAAGGGCATGCTCTCGGCAATGAAGGGTTACAGGGGTGGGAGGAAGATAGAAATAATCATAAGGGATGATTGA
- a CDS encoding LSm family protein, with protein sequence MSEKQYLLDKTLETWKGKRVALAVSSEHSFTGIIEDFDEEVILLRDVVDIAGNKAKALIVKIDDLNWIMLL encoded by the coding sequence ATGAGCGAGAAGCAGTATCTCCTCGACAAGACTCTTGAAACGTGGAAGGGCAAAAGAGTGGCCTTAGCCGTAAGCAGCGAGCACTCCTTCACAGGAATAATCGAAGACTTTGACGAGGAGGTTATCCTCCTGAGGGACGTTGTGGACATAGCTGGAAACAAGGCCAAGGCTCTGATAGTTAAAATCGATGACCTTAACTGGATAATGCTCCTGTGA
- a CDS encoding 6-hydroxymethylpterin diphosphokinase MptE-like protein, whose translation MEWEEWEPFYLRIVREMGYSIEKDREAAQILRALLLEGDDYILREELKAVVGRRVYIFGAGPSLEEVLNKFDFSDGTLIAADGATSALLEFGLVPDIVVTDLDGRIPDLKIANDRGAFMVIHAHGDNIEKMGIYVPIFERILGTCQTEPLDIVYNFGGFTDGDRAAFLAEALGAEEVVLVGFDFGETVGRWSKPGLKEHSPMWESKRKKFAFAKELLDWLAKNGKAKIIQFPVSGEGG comes from the coding sequence ATGGAGTGGGAAGAGTGGGAGCCTTTCTACCTACGCATAGTCCGTGAGATGGGTTATTCCATTGAGAAAGACCGCGAAGCCGCCCAAATACTGAGAGCGCTTCTGTTGGAGGGAGATGACTACATCCTGAGGGAGGAACTTAAGGCGGTCGTCGGCAGAAGAGTCTATATCTTCGGCGCCGGTCCGAGCCTCGAGGAGGTCTTAAATAAGTTCGACTTCTCCGATGGAACGCTCATAGCCGCCGACGGTGCCACTTCCGCACTGCTTGAGTTCGGCTTGGTTCCAGACATTGTTGTTACTGACCTCGATGGAAGGATTCCTGACTTGAAAATAGCCAACGATAGGGGGGCATTTATGGTAATCCACGCCCACGGAGACAACATCGAGAAGATGGGCATTTACGTACCCATTTTCGAGCGAATCCTCGGAACGTGCCAGACCGAACCCTTGGACATCGTCTACAACTTCGGCGGCTTCACCGACGGCGACAGGGCGGCTTTTCTGGCTGAGGCACTGGGGGCCGAGGAAGTAGTCCTGGTTGGCTTTGATTTCGGTGAAACGGTCGGCAGATGGAGCAAACCGGGTCTGAAGGAGCACTCGCCGATGTGGGAGAGCAAGCGAAAGAAGTTCGCCTTTGCGAAGGAGCTTCTGGACTGGTTGGCGAAAAATGGAAAAGCGAAGATTATCCAATTCCCTGTCTCAGGTGAGGGAGGATAA
- a CDS encoding DUF5615 family PIN-like protein produces MKFIADMMLGRLARWLRLYGYDTLYGIEDDNEILRIALEEGRIILTRDSGLARVAKRLGAEVILIHSNSLEEQVKELKEHGLEFKDLFPTNARCPKCNGLIRPIRKGEIRDKVPSSVYANYDEFYICESCGQIYWPGRQWREMLKIDERLRRI; encoded by the coding sequence ATGAAGTTCATCGCCGACATGATGCTTGGTCGTTTGGCCCGCTGGTTGAGGCTCTACGGCTACGATACACTCTATGGAATCGAGGATGACAATGAGATACTCAGGATTGCCCTAGAGGAAGGGCGAATAATACTCACAAGAGATTCCGGTTTGGCCAGAGTGGCGAAAAGGCTCGGTGCAGAAGTGATTCTTATCCACTCAAACTCACTTGAGGAGCAGGTTAAGGAACTCAAGGAGCATGGACTGGAGTTCAAAGATCTCTTCCCCACCAACGCGAGATGTCCGAAGTGCAACGGGCTGATAAGGCCGATTCGAAAGGGGGAAATCAGAGACAAAGTTCCATCGAGCGTTTACGCAAATTACGACGAGTTCTATATCTGCGAGAGCTGTGGTCAGATATACTGGCCGGGGAGGCAGTGGAGGGAGATGCTAAAAATCGACGAAAGGCTGAGGAGGATTTAA
- a CDS encoding nitroreductase family protein, with protein MRVFELAKRRKTVRQFLPDKPSLDAIMKALEAAKEAPSGMNAQPWRFVVIDDEWLKGKIRELCEEEEKKFYSKTKGDLMAWLNAKGFRPEKPFLSEAPYLILVFGNTKAPYWLQSTWIAVGYLLLALEELGLGTVTYTPPNPKPVEELLNAPRDYKLQVILPVGYPADPKPKYERKKLEEVVSFNGF; from the coding sequence ATGAGGGTTTTTGAGCTCGCAAAGCGGAGAAAGACTGTGAGGCAGTTCCTACCGGATAAACCGTCACTTGATGCAATCATGAAAGCCCTCGAGGCTGCAAAGGAAGCTCCATCCGGAATGAACGCCCAACCATGGCGCTTTGTTGTAATAGACGATGAGTGGCTGAAAGGGAAGATACGGGAGCTCTGCGAGGAAGAAGAGAAGAAGTTCTACTCAAAGACAAAGGGCGACCTGATGGCCTGGCTGAACGCCAAGGGATTCAGGCCAGAGAAGCCCTTCCTGAGCGAAGCCCCTTACCTGATCCTTGTCTTCGGCAACACAAAGGCCCCCTACTGGCTCCAATCAACGTGGATAGCGGTCGGATATCTTCTTTTAGCACTTGAAGAGCTGGGCCTCGGGACGGTAACCTACACACCGCCCAACCCGAAGCCTGTCGAGGAGCTTTTGAACGCCCCCAGAGACTACAAGCTTCAGGTCATCCTGCCCGTTGGATATCCGGCAGACCCGAAGCCGAAGTACGAGAGGAAAAAGCTTGAAGAGGTTGTGAGCTTCAACGGATTTTAG
- a CDS encoding pyrroline-5-carboxylate reductase dimerization domain-containing protein, producing MGSAGRDGEKLDGKLLILLAAGIGLEYIERKVPKAKVVRAMPNIAVLVKESFTAYAIDLKGDDLKTVENLFPAFGECIKVGEEHMDAIMGLDGFGQAYVTVFLEAMVYGRLRVGLPREIAWLAVLQTLLETTKLLMETDRHPAEVKGGDDNPAGTTIDGVFELEEEG from the coding sequence TTGGGCAGTGCTGGACGAGATGGGGAAAAGCTCGACGGAAAGCTGCTGATATTGCTGGCCGCTGGCATAGGGCTCGAATACATAGAGAGAAAAGTTCCGAAGGCTAAGGTGGTCAGGGCGATGCCCAACATAGCCGTTCTCGTCAAGGAGTCTTTTACGGCATACGCCATCGACCTAAAGGGTGACGACCTGAAAACCGTTGAGAACCTATTTCCTGCCTTTGGAGAGTGCATAAAGGTTGGGGAGGAGCACATGGACGCCATAATGGGACTCGATGGTTTCGGACAGGCCTACGTGACGGTGTTCCTTGAGGCGATGGTCTACGGCCGCTTAAGGGTTGGTCTGCCGAGGGAAATTGCCTGGCTCGCCGTCCTCCAGACCCTCCTCGAGACGACGAAGCTCCTCATGGAGACGGACAGACATCCGGCCGAGGTGAAGGGAGGGGATGATAACCCCGCTGGGACTACGATAGACGGCGTCTTTGAGCTCGAGGAAGAAGGGTGA
- a CDS encoding thiamine pyrophosphate-dependent enzyme — MSEAVFRLRNMLERVNNFHLSSSETCLDILSAVLERKGEEDVVILSKGHSAPAFYVTLHEMGFITWEELLTFADIDGLPSHVARGLPFIEVSSGSLGQGLSVANGIALAKRADGKGEKVYVILGDGELDEGQVWEAAMTASHYGLDNVIAIVDRNYFQLTGGTEETLRKEPLADKWRAFGWTVIEVPNERSAIETALDYAERIKGRPKVIIARWEK, encoded by the coding sequence ATGAGTGAAGCAGTTTTCAGGCTCCGCAACATGCTCGAGAGGGTCAACAACTTCCACCTAAGCTCCTCCGAGACCTGTCTGGATATACTATCGGCAGTACTCGAAAGGAAGGGCGAGGAAGACGTGGTGATACTCAGCAAGGGTCACTCCGCACCCGCTTTCTACGTAACCCTCCACGAGATGGGCTTCATAACATGGGAAGAGCTACTGACCTTCGCCGACATAGACGGCCTGCCGAGCCACGTTGCGAGGGGGTTGCCCTTCATTGAGGTCTCCAGCGGCTCCCTCGGGCAGGGTCTGTCGGTGGCAAACGGCATAGCACTGGCCAAGAGGGCGGACGGAAAGGGTGAAAAGGTTTACGTCATCCTTGGCGACGGCGAGCTCGACGAGGGTCAGGTGTGGGAAGCCGCCATGACCGCTTCCCACTACGGCCTCGACAACGTGATAGCGATCGTTGACAGGAACTACTTCCAGCTCACCGGCGGAACCGAGGAGACGCTGAGGAAGGAACCCCTGGCAGACAAGTGGCGCGCCTTCGGCTGGACGGTCATAGAAGTTCCTAACGAGAGGAGCGCGATAGAGACGGCTCTGGACTACGCCGAGAGAATCAAGGGCAGGCCCAAGGTCATAATAGCGAGGTGGGAGAAGTGA
- a CDS encoding transketolase family protein, with the protein MIESFREAFGRTLVEIGREELKLVVLDADVKSSTRTSYFEKAFPNRFFQVGISEQDMVSTAAGFAIAGKIPVASAFASFLMRAWEQIRNTVARDNLNVKLVSTHSGFSDYLDGSSHQCLEDVALMRVLPNMRVIVPADAPSVEVLLREAVKLEGPVYMRLGRDYAPRVYERPKLKIGKASILRKGNDVLLIANGVMVSVALKVADTLEDKGMRAAVADFHTVKPLDEETLLRMASPVDVVVTLEEHSIYGGLGGAVAEVLSERMPRRVIRIGTTQFGRSSRDYLSLLDRYGLTAEKVVRRLEEVVA; encoded by the coding sequence GTGATAGAGAGCTTCCGCGAAGCCTTTGGACGGACCCTCGTGGAGATTGGAAGGGAAGAACTGAAGCTGGTAGTCCTCGATGCCGACGTGAAGAGCTCAACGAGGACGTCATACTTTGAGAAGGCCTTCCCAAACAGGTTCTTTCAGGTGGGGATAAGCGAGCAGGACATGGTGTCGACGGCGGCTGGCTTTGCAATAGCCGGGAAGATACCCGTGGCCTCGGCCTTCGCCTCGTTCCTCATGAGGGCGTGGGAGCAGATAAGGAATACCGTCGCGAGGGACAACCTGAACGTCAAGCTCGTCTCGACCCACTCGGGCTTCTCTGACTACCTCGACGGCTCCTCCCACCAGTGTCTGGAGGACGTCGCCCTCATGAGAGTGCTCCCCAACATGAGAGTTATCGTACCCGCGGACGCACCCTCTGTTGAGGTTCTCCTCAGGGAGGCCGTGAAGCTTGAGGGGCCTGTTTACATGCGCCTCGGCCGGGACTACGCCCCAAGGGTGTACGAAAGGCCTAAGCTAAAAATCGGGAAGGCCAGTATCCTCAGAAAGGGAAACGACGTCCTTCTGATAGCCAACGGCGTCATGGTCTCGGTGGCGTTGAAGGTCGCGGATACCCTCGAGGATAAGGGCATGAGAGCGGCAGTTGCCGACTTCCACACGGTCAAGCCTCTCGACGAGGAAACTCTCCTGAGGATGGCCTCTCCGGTTGACGTTGTTGTCACCCTTGAGGAGCACAGCATCTACGGGGGTCTTGGAGGCGCCGTGGCGGAGGTGCTCTCCGAGAGGATGCCGAGGCGGGTGATAAGAATAGGAACGACGCAGTTCGGCCGTTCAAGCAGGGACTACCTTTCGCTCCTCGACAGGTACGGTCTGACTGCCGAGAAAGTTGTCAGAAGGCTTGAGGAGGTGGTGGCTTGA
- the aroF gene encoding 3-deoxy-7-phosphoheptulonate synthase, with amino-acid sequence MSPEFKFSKEYKSRTVIKVGDVRIGDGFTIIAGPCAVESEEQITKVAEFLAEVGVKVIRGGAFKPRTSPYSFQGYGERALKWLRKAADEYGLVTVTEVMDTSQVELVAKYSDIVQIGARNAQNFELLKAVGKIDNPVLLKRGMGNTVQELLHSAEYIMSGGNENVILCERGIRTFETATRFTLDISVVPVIKELSHLPAIVDPSHPAGRRSLVIPLAKAAYAVGADGIMVEVHPEPEKALSDSAQQLDFEGFRKLLEELEGLGWRD; translated from the coding sequence TTGAGCCCTGAATTCAAGTTCTCAAAGGAGTACAAATCAAGGACTGTAATCAAAGTAGGTGATGTTAGAATAGGAGATGGGTTCACTATCATAGCCGGTCCCTGTGCCGTGGAAAGCGAAGAGCAGATAACAAAGGTCGCGGAGTTCCTGGCCGAGGTAGGGGTCAAGGTGATCCGCGGCGGCGCCTTCAAGCCGAGGACAAGCCCCTATTCTTTCCAGGGATACGGTGAGAGGGCCCTTAAATGGCTGAGAAAAGCTGCCGATGAGTACGGCCTTGTAACTGTTACCGAGGTCATGGACACCTCGCAGGTTGAGCTCGTGGCGAAATACTCGGATATCGTCCAGATTGGTGCCAGGAACGCCCAGAACTTCGAGCTCCTGAAGGCCGTTGGAAAAATAGACAACCCCGTGCTCCTCAAGAGGGGGATGGGTAACACGGTTCAGGAGCTTCTCCACTCCGCGGAGTACATAATGAGCGGCGGAAACGAGAACGTCATCCTGTGCGAGAGGGGCATAAGAACCTTTGAAACTGCCACGCGCTTCACGCTCGACATCTCGGTCGTTCCGGTCATCAAGGAACTCTCCCACCTTCCCGCGATAGTCGATCCCTCCCATCCGGCCGGAAGGAGGAGCCTTGTCATCCCGCTCGCCAAGGCAGCCTACGCCGTCGGCGCCGACGGCATAATGGTGGAGGTTCACCCCGAGCCGGAGAAGGCCCTCTCGGATTCTGCCCAACAACTCGACTTCGAGGGCTTCAGAAAACTTCTGGAGGAGCTGGAGGGGCTGGGATGGAGGGACTGA